From Phaeocystidibacter marisrubri, the proteins below share one genomic window:
- a CDS encoding protein-L-isoaspartate(D-aspartate) O-methyltransferase: MRKDTPKHQGLRNQLVEVLREKGVNNEAVLTAISKVPRHLYMDSSFEQYAYRDQAFPIRANQTISQPYTVAVQSDLLGVSEGDKVLEIGTGSGYQAAVLCEMGVKVFTVERQKELFDHTSVLLQQLGYKPTAKFGDGYKGMPTFAPFDGIVVTAAAPEIPKALLAQLKVGGRLVIPVGAVDAVQTMYCITRKSEKQFSRAVHGDFRFVPMLSDKE, encoded by the coding sequence ATGAGAAAAGATACCCCAAAACATCAGGGCTTGCGAAACCAGTTGGTGGAGGTCCTACGTGAAAAAGGTGTGAACAACGAAGCCGTATTGACTGCGATTTCGAAGGTTCCACGTCATTTGTATATGGATAGCTCCTTTGAGCAATACGCCTACCGAGATCAGGCGTTTCCTATTCGCGCAAACCAAACGATTTCTCAGCCTTACACAGTAGCTGTCCAAAGTGATTTGCTCGGGGTTTCTGAAGGAGATAAGGTTCTCGAAATCGGAACAGGCTCTGGATATCAGGCCGCTGTTCTTTGCGAGATGGGAGTGAAGGTTTTTACGGTTGAACGTCAAAAGGAACTCTTTGATCACACGAGTGTTTTGTTGCAACAATTGGGATACAAGCCTACCGCTAAGTTTGGCGATGGTTATAAAGGGATGCCCACGTTTGCACCTTTTGATGGTATCGTAGTAACGGCTGCGGCTCCAGAAATTCCCAAAGCTCTTCTGGCTCAACTCAAAGTGGGAGGGAGATTGGTGATACCGGTTGGAGCTGTAGACGCTGTACAAACGATGTATTGCATCACACGAAAGAGCGAAAAACAGTTTTCGAGAGCGGTGCATGGCGACTTCCGTTTTGTTCCGATGCTATCCGATAAGGAATAG
- the smpB gene encoding SsrA-binding protein SmpB yields the protein MKNDVLIKNRKARHDYELLETFTAGLKLQGTEIKSIRQGKANLADSYCYFEGEELFVKNMHIAEYDHGNIFNHDPLRERKLLLSRRELDKLQKKLKDQGLTIVTLRLYINDRGWAKLDIALAKGKKQHDKRDTLKEKQQKRDMDRAKASY from the coding sequence ATGAAAAATGATGTCCTCATAAAAAACCGCAAGGCTCGTCACGATTACGAGTTACTGGAAACCTTTACCGCAGGCTTGAAATTGCAGGGAACGGAGATTAAGTCCATTCGTCAAGGCAAGGCCAACTTAGCGGATAGCTATTGCTATTTTGAAGGAGAGGAATTGTTTGTGAAGAACATGCACATTGCTGAGTACGATCACGGCAATATTTTCAACCACGATCCACTGCGCGAACGCAAGTTGCTTCTTTCTAGACGAGAATTAGACAAGCTTCAGAAGAAGTTAAAAGATCAAGGGTTAACCATCGTAACCCTTCGTTTGTACATCAACGACAGAGGATGGGCCAAGCTAGATATCGCCTTGGCAAAGGGTAAGAAGCAACACGACAAGCGCGACACGTTGAAAGAGAAACAACAGAAGCGCGACATGGATAGAGCCAAGGCTTCATATTGA
- a CDS encoding quinone-dependent dihydroorotate dehydrogenase has translation MYKSIIRPILFQLNPESAHHFTFKFVKVIHRIPGVGAMLRSAFRVEDKSLEREVFGIVFPNPVGLAAGFDKDAKLYKELYNFGFGFIEIGTLTPVGQPGNPKPRMFRLPMDSGLINRMGFNNSGVDSAVERLKKRNPKLIIGGNIGKNKVTPNEEATSDYVKCFNALYDYVDYFVVNVSSPNTPNLRELQDKEPLTELLNTLEELNKTKPARKPILLKIAPDVTDGQLVDIVDIIRESGIDGVIATNTTIDRSGLITDAKYVESIGAGGLSGAPVKDKSTAVIKRLAELSKGSFPIIAVGGIYTAADAKEKLDAGASLVQVYTGFIYEGPGMVKRILKGL, from the coding sequence ATGTACAAGTCGATCATTCGTCCCATTTTATTCCAACTCAATCCTGAGTCGGCACACCACTTCACATTTAAATTTGTCAAGGTCATTCACCGCATTCCCGGTGTAGGCGCTATGCTTCGTTCGGCCTTTAGAGTGGAGGATAAATCCCTTGAACGTGAAGTTTTTGGTATTGTATTTCCAAATCCCGTTGGACTAGCCGCTGGCTTTGATAAGGATGCCAAACTCTACAAGGAGCTGTATAATTTTGGGTTTGGCTTTATTGAAATAGGGACTTTAACCCCAGTTGGGCAACCGGGAAACCCCAAGCCTCGCATGTTCCGCTTGCCGATGGATAGTGGATTGATCAACAGAATGGGCTTCAATAACAGTGGGGTAGATAGTGCGGTAGAGCGACTCAAGAAGAGAAACCCAAAGCTCATCATTGGAGGGAACATCGGTAAGAATAAGGTAACCCCAAATGAAGAAGCCACAAGCGATTACGTAAAGTGCTTCAATGCTTTGTACGATTACGTAGACTATTTTGTGGTGAATGTGAGTTCTCCCAACACTCCAAACTTACGAGAACTACAAGACAAAGAACCACTTACAGAGTTGTTGAATACACTGGAAGAGCTCAACAAAACCAAACCAGCACGAAAACCAATTCTACTTAAAATTGCTCCAGATGTTACAGATGGACAATTAGTGGACATCGTGGATATCATTCGTGAGTCAGGTATCGATGGGGTAATTGCCACCAACACGACAATAGATAGATCTGGACTCATCACTGATGCAAAATACGTAGAGAGCATAGGTGCTGGTGGACTCAGTGGAGCTCCGGTAAAGGATAAGAGCACTGCGGTAATCAAACGCTTGGCAGAGCTTTCCAAGGGAAGTTTCCCCATCATCGCTGTTGGAGGGATCTACACCGCTGCAGATGCAAAAGAGAAACTAGACGCTGGAGCTAGTTTGGTTCAAGTATATACTGGCTTCATTTACGAAGGCCCAGGTATGGTGAAGAGGATATTGAAAGGACTTTAG
- a CDS encoding hydroxymethylglutaryl-CoA lyase, with protein MAQESRMQIVECPRDAMQGIHPFIPTQRKIDYINSLLKVGFDTIDFGSFVSEKAIPQLRDTREVVEKLELDQTDSRLLSIVANVRGAEAACEYDVIDDLGFPFSLSETFQQRNTNRSMMEAFDVVKAISELTHKHDKRLVVYLSMGFGNPYDEPWSVEIVEEWAEKMVSKGVKVLSLSDTIGTSNPDSIDYLFSNLIPRFDGVLFGAHLHTTPSTWFEKVDAAWRAGCRRFDGAIKGFGGCPMAADDLVGNMPTEKLLNYAAQNQIRTGVNGLAFESSYNEALKTFPTAIGI; from the coding sequence ATGGCTCAAGAATCCCGCATGCAAATCGTGGAATGTCCGCGTGATGCGATGCAAGGCATACATCCGTTTATTCCCACACAGCGTAAGATCGACTACATCAACAGTTTGTTGAAAGTAGGGTTTGATACAATAGATTTTGGATCTTTTGTTTCTGAAAAGGCGATTCCTCAATTGAGAGATACACGAGAGGTAGTGGAGAAGTTAGAATTGGATCAAACCGACTCAAGACTACTCAGTATAGTGGCCAATGTTCGAGGAGCGGAGGCAGCATGCGAATACGATGTTATCGATGACTTGGGGTTCCCATTTTCACTTTCTGAAACCTTTCAACAGCGAAACACCAACAGGAGCATGATGGAGGCTTTTGATGTGGTGAAGGCCATTAGCGAATTGACACACAAGCACGATAAGCGCTTGGTGGTTTATTTAAGTATGGGGTTTGGCAATCCGTATGATGAACCTTGGAGTGTAGAGATAGTAGAAGAGTGGGCAGAAAAAATGGTGAGTAAGGGGGTGAAAGTACTCTCCTTGTCTGATACCATCGGAACCTCAAACCCAGATAGCATTGATTATCTATTTAGCAATCTCATTCCTCGTTTCGATGGCGTACTCTTCGGAGCGCATTTACACACTACACCGTCTACTTGGTTTGAAAAAGTAGATGCTGCTTGGCGCGCTGGTTGCCGGAGGTTTGACGGAGCTATTAAGGGATTCGGTGGTTGTCCAATGGCAGCCGATGATCTTGTTGGCAACATGCCAACCGAGAAGTTGCTAAACTATGCGGCTCAAAATCAGATACGTACAGGGGTGAATGGCTTGGCCTTTGAATCCTCTTACAATGAAGCCTTAAAAACGTTTCCAACCGCGATAGGAATTTAA
- a CDS encoding TonB-dependent receptor plug domain-containing protein → MKENKYLHIVGALFLGITSTYSADAQEELSEVTIEAPRFGNARYGSDERIDTLPVRSMADVNLAESLAGNSSIYIRSYGPGLASTISFRGYSPSQTAVYWNGMPLNSPALGLTDLSTLPLDAKVEIDAGAAGSLNGSSYMGGALQVYSNKQLNNDLEVSNTFTYRTSGLFENRARISFKTKQVSHHLGTINQWGPLDFEYTDLYGDVRERIGSDQSAVHLTYEGNWMLENRQLTWGFWGSTIDRGIPKSISQTYGPGATQYDDQTRAYFRYEVDQLRYGYHIQTSNYWEDQRYVDPTASLNDTNLAWAQYSDASFYYHINESLLLTTVLDHAYQKVKGSSKSTSDLHRMGAGVRLNWTFAKDYLILDGALKVDHQQSQTPLLPSVGLKLNNVRGFHAQASYRQHFRFPTLNDLYWTPGGNINLSPELGYTVDIRLKKMWDISGGLLSLSVDPYYSQVEDYILWVSVGPFYSPMNVRKVELYGGTVGGSYASSSALTVPFVIGVEGSWNSTKTLESTNPSDPTLGNQLIYTPEYRAALNASVKFLGASLWMRATRTSNVHTTTDNNPVYDIPGYNLIDLGVDYTLPYRSVNVTLGAAVLNATNEEYSQQRFYPMPGIQGNLSVKFQFKYHEN, encoded by the coding sequence ATGAAAGAAAACAAGTACCTACATATTGTTGGTGCATTATTCCTTGGAATAACTAGCACCTATTCGGCAGATGCTCAAGAAGAGTTGTCGGAAGTGACAATTGAAGCACCTCGCTTTGGCAATGCACGCTATGGTTCGGATGAGCGTATTGATACGCTACCCGTTCGATCTATGGCCGATGTAAACCTAGCTGAATCGCTAGCGGGCAATTCCTCCATTTACATACGAAGCTACGGACCTGGATTGGCCAGTACGATCTCCTTTAGAGGATACAGTCCTTCTCAAACTGCCGTGTATTGGAACGGTATGCCGCTAAATTCTCCGGCCTTAGGTCTAACAGACCTTTCAACCCTTCCTCTGGATGCTAAAGTTGAAATTGATGCGGGGGCAGCGGGATCTTTAAACGGTTCTTCGTACATGGGGGGAGCCCTTCAAGTGTATTCCAACAAACAGTTGAACAACGATCTAGAAGTTTCAAATACGTTTACTTATCGCACGTCTGGGTTGTTTGAAAACCGGGCGAGAATATCATTTAAAACGAAGCAGGTCTCGCATCATCTAGGAACGATCAATCAATGGGGGCCACTCGATTTTGAGTATACGGATTTATACGGTGATGTTCGCGAGAGGATAGGCTCGGATCAATCTGCCGTACACCTTACCTATGAGGGTAACTGGATGCTTGAGAATCGTCAGCTTACATGGGGTTTTTGGGGATCTACGATTGATAGGGGGATTCCCAAGAGCATTAGCCAGACCTATGGTCCAGGTGCCACACAATACGACGATCAAACCAGAGCCTACTTCCGATATGAAGTGGATCAGCTCAGGTATGGCTATCACATACAAACCAGTAACTACTGGGAGGATCAACGCTACGTAGATCCTACGGCGAGTTTAAATGACACCAACCTGGCTTGGGCACAATACAGCGATGCATCTTTCTATTACCATATTAACGAATCTCTCTTGCTTACTACCGTTCTTGATCACGCTTACCAAAAGGTGAAAGGGAGTTCTAAGTCAACTTCAGATTTACACCGAATGGGAGCTGGTGTACGCTTGAACTGGACGTTTGCAAAAGACTATCTCATCTTGGATGGCGCGCTCAAAGTAGATCATCAACAATCCCAAACACCACTGTTGCCATCGGTGGGATTGAAGCTGAATAATGTGCGAGGTTTTCATGCGCAAGCTTCCTATCGTCAGCATTTTAGATTCCCTACCTTAAATGATTTATACTGGACACCAGGAGGGAATATCAACCTTAGTCCGGAGCTTGGTTATACGGTAGATATCCGACTAAAAAAGATGTGGGATATTTCAGGAGGACTACTATCACTCTCGGTAGATCCATACTATTCTCAAGTAGAAGACTATATTCTTTGGGTTTCGGTTGGACCGTTTTATTCCCCCATGAATGTTCGAAAAGTAGAACTTTATGGTGGGACTGTTGGAGGTTCATATGCCTCATCATCTGCGCTTACAGTGCCATTTGTAATTGGAGTAGAGGGTTCTTGGAATAGCACGAAAACTTTGGAAAGTACAAACCCCAGCGATCCAACGCTTGGGAACCAATTGATTTATACTCCAGAGTACAGAGCAGCTTTGAATGCTTCAGTCAAATTTTTAGGGGCCTCTCTTTGGATGCGAGCAACCCGAACATCCAACGTACATACTACAACCGACAACAATCCAGTCTACGATATTCCCGGATATAACCTAATAGATCTGGGGGTTGACTATACGTTACCCTATCGTTCGGTAAATGTGACATTGGGAGCAGCAGTTCTCAATGCCACCAACGAAGAATACAGTCAGCAACGATTTTACCCTATGCCGGGGATACAAGGCAATCTATCAGTCAAATTTCAATTTAAATACCATGAGAATTAA